The Brasilonema sennae CENA114 genome includes a region encoding these proteins:
- a CDS encoding helix-turn-helix transcriptional regulator: MKQKAKPRIAFLREKAGLTQLELSRLVGVTESTIQNWESGRTGTEHIERIIRFCKALNCQVEDLVQYISDSLEEPAAKPSSLSEIHHLLGTEEVSLTPSFESEAVPKR; encoded by the coding sequence GTGAAACAAAAGGCAAAACCACGGATAGCTTTTCTACGTGAAAAGGCAGGACTGACCCAACTTGAGCTTTCACGCCTCGTGGGCGTGACTGAAAGTACTATTCAGAACTGGGAAAGCGGAAGGACGGGGACAGAACATATTGAGAGAATTATTAGATTTTGCAAAGCTCTGAATTGCCAAGTGGAAGATTTAGTTCAATATATAAGCGATTCACTAGAGGAGCCTGCTGCAAAACCTAGTTCATTAAGCGAGATACATCATTTATTAGGGACAGAGGAGGTTTCCCTCACTCCCAGCTTTGAAT
- a CDS encoding PIN domain-containing protein, whose amino-acid sequence MFRILVDADLILEALMNRNNSVGDVSELLDRVHPWVQMYITDIGWQKIHTYASRLRNTNIAELVINWLQDKIQVCTIDQTILQQARFSPLQDFESAVELVCATDEKLDAIVTHNYDDFAQVRNKFWIWSVAELWMRANLESQIGTTRSIL is encoded by the coding sequence GTGTTCAGGATATTAGTTGATGCTGATTTAATATTAGAGGCTTTGATGAATCGTAATAACTCTGTAGGAGATGTCAGTGAGTTATTAGATAGAGTACATCCGTGGGTTCAAATGTACATAACAGATATTGGTTGGCAAAAAATTCACACATATGCAAGTCGTTTGCGAAATACAAATATCGCTGAACTAGTGATTAATTGGCTGCAAGACAAAATCCAAGTCTGTACTATCGATCAAACTATTCTCCAACAAGCACGTTTTTCACCTCTTCAAGATTTTGAGTCTGCTGTAGAACTCGTTTGTGCCACGGATGAAAAACTGGATGCAATTGTTACCCATAACTATGATGATTTTGCCCAAGTACGAAATAAATTTTGGATTTGGTCTGTTGCAGAATTATGGATGCGTGCAAATCTGGAAAGCCAAATAGGTACAACTAGATCTATATTATAG